A genomic segment from Candidatus Dependentiae bacterium encodes:
- the bamD gene encoding outer membrane protein assembly factor BamD produces the protein MCIYLLLSVLLASSLTHTASEDLSKSLNKLVAKQTFEEAAWAKDYYKKSGDKDMFLKCGERMLALGGDPELVRITTLELAQTGLDLGNFETAQKYALEYQTLYPGTPEAKKASYIGIKAYFLSTLSPDRDQAPTQKTIELGEKFLKTYPDDTEYAKSIKDMLDGCYSKILESEINVINTYISRYKYNKREGALTAANKRLAYIKENVLPHTVNQQQRVSALETRLAQLTPKPKVAPLIASTQPDRILAQVPTTKVETKA, from the coding sequence ATGTGTATCTATTTATTATTGAGCGTTTTACTAGCAAGTTCGCTCACACACACCGCTTCAGAAGATTTAAGCAAATCTTTAAATAAACTCGTTGCAAAACAAACATTTGAAGAAGCCGCTTGGGCAAAAGACTACTACAAAAAAAGTGGCGATAAAGATATGTTTTTAAAATGTGGCGAACGGATGCTTGCGCTTGGGGGCGATCCTGAGCTTGTGCGAATAACAACATTAGAACTAGCTCAAACAGGTCTAGATTTAGGCAACTTTGAAACAGCACAAAAATACGCTTTAGAATATCAAACACTCTACCCAGGCACACCTGAAGCAAAAAAAGCTAGTTATATTGGTATTAAAGCTTATTTTTTATCTACACTTAGCCCAGACAGAGATCAAGCTCCAACTCAAAAAACTATAGAGCTTGGTGAAAAGTTTCTTAAAACGTATCCAGATGATACGGAATACGCTAAAAGTATTAAAGATATGCTTGATGGTTGTTACAGCAAAATACTTGAAAGCGAAATCAATGTTATTAATACCTATATTAGCAGGTATAAATATAACAAACGAGAAGGTGCCCTTACAGCAGCAAACAAGCGCTTAGCCTATATAAAAGAAAACGTATTACCCCACACAGTTAATCAACAGCAACGCGTTTCAGCTTTAGAAACTCGCTTAGCACAACTTACGCCTAAACCCAAAGTTGCTCCACTGATAGCTAGTACGCAACCAGACAGAATACTTGCTCAAGTTCCAACAACCAAAGTAGAAACAAAAGCTTAA
- a CDS encoding YraN family protein, translated as MSIERIALGKKGEELVARFLEQAGFSILEQNYSIKQGEIDIIARKEEVLAFVEVKLRRNPLFSLSELIVPSKQRKIVTTALWYINKHNFQDMIYRFDVALVEGTQTDYTINYIENAFTASY; from the coding sequence ATGAGTATCGAGCGTATAGCCTTAGGCAAAAAAGGTGAAGAATTAGTTGCCCGCTTTTTAGAACAAGCGGGCTTTAGTATCTTAGAGCAAAATTACTCAATCAAACAGGGCGAGATTGATATTATTGCCCGTAAAGAAGAAGTACTTGCTTTTGTAGAAGTTAAATTAAGGCGTAACCCGTTATTTTCTCTTTCAGAGCTTATAGTGCCTTCAAAGCAACGCAAAATTGTTACAACAGCTTTATGGTATATCAACAAACATAACTTTCAAGACATGATATACCGCTTTGATGTTGCTCTTGTTGAAGGCACCCAAACAGACTATACAATAAACTATATCGAAAATGCGTTTACTGCATCTTACTAA